The following proteins are co-located in the Noviherbaspirillum sp. UKPF54 genome:
- the gcvH gene encoding glycine cleavage system protein GcvH has product MSKTVYTQEHEWLRIEDDGSVTVGITDYAQDHLGDIVYVQLPETGREFTKGEEAAVIESVKTAGEILMPAAGVVTEINTALADEPAKVNEDPLGAGWFFKFKVTEPGELDGLLDEAGYKAYIETLH; this is encoded by the coding sequence ATGAGCAAGACCGTATATACGCAGGAGCATGAGTGGCTGCGCATCGAGGACGATGGTTCGGTGACGGTGGGGATTACCGATTATGCGCAGGATCATCTCGGCGATATCGTCTATGTCCAGTTGCCCGAAACCGGGCGTGAATTCACAAAGGGCGAGGAAGCCGCGGTGATCGAGTCGGTCAAGACGGCCGGCGAGATCCTGATGCCGGCCGCCGGCGTCGTCACCGAGATCAACACCGCGCTGGCCGACGAGCCGGCCAAGGTCAATGAAGATCCGCTGGGCGCCGGCTGGTTCTTCAAGTTCAAGGTGACTGAGCCGGGCGAGCTGGATGGCTTGCTGGATGAAGCCGGCTACAAGGCCTATATCGAAACGCTGCATTAA
- the gcvP gene encoding aminomethyl-transferring glycine dehydrogenase, which yields MVQKRAAFEDLQQHTDFIGRHIGPAEPEKKAMLAALGFESMDAFIKKVVPAAILTDKALELGTPRNESEVLEELRAIASKNQVFKSYIGMGYYNTHTPAVILRNLLENPAWYTAYTPYQPEISQGRLEALLNFQTMISDLTGMEIANASLLDEATAAAEAMTFCQRVSKSKSKTFFVSQECFPQTIDVVRTRAEPIGVQVVVGDHRKDIDSLDCFGVLLQYPTLDGEIHDYKDVVAKAHGKDALVVVAADLLALTVLTPPGEFGADVAIGSAQRFGVPLGYGGPHAAYFATRDANKRLMPGRVVGVSIDSRGDKAYRLALQTREQHIRREKATSNVCTAQVLLANIASMFAVYHGPLGLKTIAQRVHRLTATLAAGLRKLDCEVATSAFFDTIVVKTGGRTQQIHEAARKQAINLRVADGETVGISLDETTTPADVEALWGIFADGKAIPAFAAIEADVSDRIPASLVRTSDFLAHPVFNTHHSETELLRYLRKLSDKDLALDRSMIPLGSCTMKLNATTEMIPVTWKEFGEIHPFAPLEQAQGYHQMITELEQMLVACTGYDAVSLQPNAGSQGEYAGLLAIRGYHQSRGEGHRNVCLIPSSAHGTNPATAHMAGMQVVVVACDERGNVDIADLKTKAEKHANDLAAIMITYPSTHGVFEEAVREVCEIVHSHGGQVYIDGANMNAMVGLCAPGKFGGDVSHLNLHKTFCIPHGGGGPGVGPIGVKSHLAPFLPGHRMLEKHAAPVCAAPWGSASILPISWTYIKLMGSQGLKAASEMAILNANYIAKRLEPHFPILYTGTNGLVAHECIVDLRPLKDTGVTVDDVAKRLMDFGFHAPTMSFPVPGTLMIEPTESESKEELDRFCAAMIAIREEIRAVEQGVYKAEESPLRNAPHTAMDITGEWNRPYSREQAVFPVSSLREGKYWPPVGRVDNVYGDRNLVCACPPMSDYE from the coding sequence ATGGTTCAGAAACGAGCTGCTTTTGAGGATTTGCAGCAGCATACGGATTTCATCGGCAGGCATATCGGGCCGGCGGAGCCGGAAAAGAAGGCAATGCTCGCAGCACTCGGCTTTGAGTCCATGGATGCCTTCATCAAGAAGGTGGTGCCGGCGGCGATCCTGACCGACAAGGCGCTCGAGCTGGGGACGCCGCGCAACGAATCGGAAGTCCTGGAAGAGCTGCGCGCGATCGCGTCCAAGAACCAGGTCTTCAAATCCTATATCGGCATGGGTTACTACAATACCCACACGCCGGCGGTCATTCTGCGCAACCTGCTGGAAAACCCGGCCTGGTACACCGCGTACACGCCGTATCAGCCGGAGATTTCGCAGGGCCGCCTGGAAGCGCTGCTGAACTTCCAGACCATGATTTCGGACCTGACCGGCATGGAAATCGCGAACGCATCGCTGCTGGACGAGGCGACCGCCGCCGCCGAAGCGATGACCTTCTGCCAGCGCGTTTCCAAGAGCAAGAGCAAGACCTTCTTCGTGTCGCAGGAATGCTTCCCGCAGACCATCGACGTGGTGCGCACCCGTGCCGAGCCGATCGGCGTGCAGGTGGTCGTCGGCGACCATCGCAAGGATATCGATTCGCTCGACTGCTTCGGCGTGCTGCTGCAGTATCCGACGCTCGACGGCGAAATCCATGATTACAAGGACGTCGTCGCCAAGGCGCACGGCAAGGATGCGCTGGTGGTGGTCGCCGCCGACCTGCTGGCTTTGACCGTGCTGACGCCGCCGGGAGAATTCGGCGCCGACGTAGCTATCGGTTCCGCCCAGCGTTTCGGCGTGCCGCTCGGTTACGGCGGCCCGCATGCCGCGTATTTCGCCACGCGCGACGCGAACAAGCGCCTGATGCCGGGGCGCGTGGTCGGCGTGTCGATCGACAGCCGCGGCGACAAGGCGTATCGCCTGGCGTTGCAGACCCGCGAACAGCATATCCGCCGCGAGAAGGCAACCTCCAACGTGTGTACCGCGCAGGTCCTGCTTGCCAATATCGCCAGCATGTTCGCCGTCTATCACGGCCCGCTGGGGCTGAAGACGATCGCGCAGCGCGTGCATCGCCTGACCGCGACGCTCGCCGCCGGCCTGCGCAAGCTGGATTGCGAAGTCGCCACATCGGCATTCTTCGACACCATCGTGGTGAAGACCGGCGGCCGCACGCAGCAGATTCACGAAGCCGCACGCAAGCAGGCGATCAACCTGCGCGTGGCCGACGGCGAAACGGTCGGCATTTCGCTCGACGAGACGACGACCCCGGCCGACGTCGAGGCGCTGTGGGGCATTTTTGCCGACGGCAAGGCGATTCCGGCATTCGCGGCAATCGAAGCCGACGTGAGCGATCGCATCCCAGCATCGCTCGTCCGCACCAGTGATTTCCTCGCGCATCCGGTGTTCAACACCCACCATTCCGAAACCGAACTGCTGCGCTACCTGCGCAAGCTGTCCGACAAGGACCTTGCGCTGGATCGCAGCATGATTCCGCTCGGCTCCTGCACGATGAAGCTGAACGCGACGACCGAAATGATCCCGGTCACCTGGAAGGAATTCGGTGAAATCCATCCGTTCGCGCCGCTCGAGCAGGCGCAGGGCTACCACCAGATGATCACCGAGCTGGAGCAGATGCTGGTTGCCTGCACCGGCTACGACGCCGTGTCGCTGCAGCCGAACGCCGGCTCGCAGGGCGAATACGCCGGCCTGCTGGCGATCCGCGGCTATCACCAGAGCCGCGGCGAGGGACACCGCAACGTCTGCCTGATCCCGAGCTCCGCGCACGGCACCAATCCGGCGACGGCGCACATGGCCGGCATGCAGGTGGTGGTCGTGGCTTGCGACGAGCGCGGCAACGTGGATATCGCGGACCTCAAGACGAAGGCCGAGAAGCATGCGAACGACCTCGCGGCGATCATGATCACCTATCCGTCCACGCATGGCGTATTCGAGGAAGCGGTGCGCGAAGTGTGCGAGATCGTGCATTCGCACGGCGGCCAGGTCTACATCGACGGCGCCAACATGAACGCGATGGTCGGCCTGTGCGCCCCTGGCAAGTTCGGCGGCGACGTGTCGCACCTGAACCTGCACAAGACCTTCTGCATTCCGCATGGCGGCGGTGGACCGGGTGTCGGCCCGATCGGCGTGAAGTCGCACCTGGCGCCGTTCCTGCCGGGGCACCGCATGCTGGAAAAGCACGCGGCGCCGGTATGCGCTGCGCCGTGGGGCAGCGCCAGCATCCTGCCGATCAGCTGGACCTACATCAAGCTGATGGGCAGCCAGGGCCTGAAGGCGGCCAGCGAAATGGCGATCCTCAACGCGAACTATATCGCCAAGCGCCTGGAGCCGCATTTCCCGATCCTGTACACCGGCACCAACGGCCTGGTGGCGCACGAGTGCATCGTCGACCTGCGTCCACTGAAGGACACTGGCGTCACCGTCGACGACGTGGCCAAGCGCCTGATGGACTTTGGCTTCCACGCGCCGACCATGTCGTTCCCGGTGCCGGGCACGCTGATGATCGAGCCGACCGAGAGCGAATCGAAGGAAGAACTCGATCGCTTCTGCGCAGCGATGATCGCCATTCGCGAAGAGATCCGCGCCGTCGAGCAGGGCGTCTACAAGGCGGAGGAGAGCCCGCTGCGCAACGCGCCGCATACAGCGATGGATATTACCGGCGAGTGGAACCGCCCGTACTCGCGCGAGCAGGCTGTATTCCCGGTCAGCTCCCTGCGCGAGGGCAAGTACTGGCCGCCGGTCGGGCGGGTCGACAACGTGTACGGCGACCGTAACCTGGTCTGCGCGTGCCCGCCGATGTCCGACTACGAATAA
- the gabD gene encoding NADP-dependent succinate-semialdehyde dehydrogenase has translation MQLKDPSLFKQKAYIDGSWIVADHGGTNAIRNPANGETIAHVPDMGAAETRRAIEAADSALPAWRAKTAKERAAVLRRWFELILANQEDLARIMTLEQGKPLAEARGEVAYGASFIEWFAEEGKRVYGDVIPAPTGDKRLVVIKQPVGVTAAITPWNFPIAMITRKVGPALAAGCTSVVKPAEATPLSALALAELGERAGIPKGVLNIVTTARPAEVGGELTSNPVVRKLSFTGSTPVGKRLMAQCADTVKRVSLELGGNAPFIVFDDADIDAAVRGAIASKYRNAGQTCVCANRFIVQDGVYDRFAEKLAEAVRAMKVGDGLQQDVQIGPLINQAAIGKVDNLVADAVSKGAKAIIGGARHALGGNFYAPTVLTNVTSAMAVAQEEIFGPVAPLFRFKTDEEAVALANNTRYGLAAYFYSRDIGRVWRVAEQLEYGMVGINEGLISNEVAPFGGVKESGIGREGSHYGIDEYLQIKYLCMGV, from the coding sequence ATGCAACTCAAAGATCCCAGCCTTTTTAAACAAAAAGCCTACATCGACGGCAGCTGGATTGTTGCCGACCATGGCGGCACGAATGCGATCCGCAATCCTGCCAATGGCGAAACCATCGCGCATGTGCCCGATATGGGCGCGGCCGAAACGCGGCGGGCCATCGAAGCGGCCGACTCGGCATTGCCGGCCTGGCGCGCGAAGACCGCCAAGGAACGTGCCGCCGTCCTGCGCCGCTGGTTCGAGCTGATCCTGGCCAATCAGGAAGACCTGGCGCGCATCATGACACTGGAGCAGGGCAAGCCGCTGGCGGAAGCGCGCGGCGAAGTCGCCTACGGCGCTTCCTTCATCGAATGGTTCGCGGAAGAGGGCAAGCGTGTTTACGGCGACGTCATCCCGGCGCCGACGGGCGACAAGCGCCTGGTCGTCATCAAGCAGCCGGTCGGCGTCACGGCGGCGATCACGCCGTGGAACTTCCCGATCGCGATGATCACGCGCAAAGTCGGCCCCGCCCTTGCCGCCGGCTGCACCTCCGTCGTCAAGCCTGCCGAAGCCACGCCGTTGTCGGCGCTGGCGCTGGCCGAGCTGGGCGAACGCGCCGGCATTCCGAAGGGCGTGCTCAACATCGTCACCACCGCCCGCCCCGCGGAAGTGGGCGGGGAGCTGACGTCCAACCCTGTCGTGCGCAAGCTCAGCTTTACCGGCTCCACGCCGGTCGGCAAGCGGCTGATGGCGCAGTGCGCCGACACGGTCAAGCGCGTATCACTGGAATTGGGCGGCAATGCGCCGTTCATCGTGTTCGACGACGCCGATATCGATGCCGCCGTGCGCGGCGCGATCGCGTCCAAATACCGCAATGCCGGCCAAACCTGCGTCTGCGCCAACCGTTTCATCGTGCAGGATGGCGTGTACGACCGGTTCGCGGAAAAACTCGCAGAGGCAGTCCGCGCCATGAAGGTCGGCGACGGCCTGCAGCAGGACGTGCAGATTGGCCCGTTGATCAACCAGGCTGCCATCGGCAAGGTGGACAATCTGGTCGCCGACGCGGTCTCCAAGGGGGCGAAAGCCATCATTGGCGGCGCGCGTCATGCGCTGGGCGGCAACTTCTATGCACCGACCGTGCTGACAAACGTGACCTCGGCAATGGCTGTCGCGCAGGAGGAAATCTTCGGGCCGGTCGCGCCGCTGTTCCGTTTCAAGACGGACGAGGAAGCCGTGGCGCTGGCCAACAATACCCGTTACGGACTGGCGGCGTATTTCTATTCGCGCGATATCGGCCGCGTATGGCGCGTCGCCGAGCAGCTCGAATATGGCATGGTTGGCATCAATGAAGGACTGATTTCCAACGAGGTCGCTCCTTTCGGTGGAGTGAAGGAGTCCGGGATCGGCCGCGAAGGCTCGCATTACGGCATCGACGAGTACCTGCAGATCAAGTATCTCTGCATGGGAGTGTAA
- a CDS encoding branched-chain amino acid ABC transporter permease, producing MRTEFSLLAAAAVVAAGGFLAPDWLSFLLTLAFAKALVVLGVVVQMRVGLVTFGQALFYCAGGYAAGLAMQYLGVRDAFALLVLGVAVAVAFAAVCGLLLARYRDIFFAMLTMALSMVLFGVLVKSSALGSTDGFNVSMPTYFGWEPSPETAKRIVFLLTVGVSAVAAITFHRLMKSGLGLISEAIRENEVRVEYLGVSPRAAIYANYLFAAGISALGGGLTALATGHIDPDMAVWTTSGEFVFIAILGGTGHVAAPFLAAIVFAAVRTFAIQEAPHTWQMMLGAVLLVLVIFLPKGLWSLVGKRRRDSGDATVANTTAKVNA from the coding sequence ATGCGTACTGAATTTTCATTATTGGCCGCAGCTGCCGTCGTCGCCGCCGGCGGCTTTCTGGCGCCGGACTGGCTGAGCTTTTTGCTCACGCTCGCCTTCGCCAAGGCGCTGGTGGTGCTGGGCGTCGTGGTACAGATGCGTGTCGGCCTGGTGACCTTCGGCCAGGCGCTGTTCTACTGCGCCGGCGGCTATGCAGCCGGCCTGGCGATGCAATACCTGGGCGTGCGCGATGCCTTTGCCCTGCTGGTGCTGGGCGTGGCCGTCGCGGTGGCGTTCGCCGCCGTTTGCGGTCTGCTGCTGGCGCGCTACCGCGACATCTTCTTTGCGATGCTGACCATGGCGCTGTCCATGGTGCTGTTCGGCGTACTGGTCAAGTCCTCGGCGCTTGGCTCGACCGACGGCTTCAACGTATCGATGCCGACCTACTTCGGCTGGGAGCCGTCGCCGGAGACCGCCAAGCGAATCGTTTTCCTGCTGACCGTCGGTGTGAGCGCAGTGGCCGCGATCACTTTCCACCGCCTGATGAAATCGGGCCTGGGGCTGATTTCGGAAGCGATCCGCGAAAACGAGGTGCGCGTCGAGTACCTCGGCGTTTCCCCGCGCGCCGCCATCTACGCCAACTACCTCTTTGCCGCCGGCATCTCCGCGCTGGGCGGCGGCCTGACCGCGCTGGCCACCGGCCACATCGACCCCGACATGGCGGTCTGGACCACTTCCGGCGAGTTCGTGTTCATCGCGATCCTGGGCGGCACCGGCCACGTGGCCGCGCCGTTCCTCGCCGCCATCGTGTTTGCCGCGGTGCGCACCTTCGCGATCCAGGAAGCGCCGCACACCTGGCAAATGATGCTGGGCGCCGTGCTGCTGGTCCTGGTCATCTTCCTGCCCAAGGGCTTGTGGAGCCTGGTCGGCAAGCGCCGCCGGGACTCCGGGGACGCAACTGTCGCCAACACTACTGCCAAGGTGAACGCATGA
- a CDS encoding ABC transporter ATP-binding protein, with translation MSQPLLSIQHLNVAIDRIPILRNVCMDVQKGSMVGLIGRNGAGKTTLMRSIMGLMQLEAKKLDVAGENLVKVAAHGRASRGISYLPEDRRLIPSLTVEENVLLPAWANGIADAAKRLEWIYGLMPEVREFRDRRALQLSGGQQKLVALARALMPGRTLLLLDEPFEGVAPVLSRRLTEVIATLRNEGMSIILSESDDTHSADLVDRVFRIERGVVTAG, from the coding sequence ATGAGCCAGCCGCTGCTCTCGATTCAACATCTGAACGTCGCCATCGACCGCATTCCCATCCTGCGCAATGTCTGCATGGATGTGCAGAAGGGAAGCATGGTCGGCCTCATCGGCCGCAATGGCGCCGGCAAGACCACGCTGATGCGTTCCATCATGGGGCTGATGCAGCTCGAAGCGAAAAAACTCGATGTGGCGGGCGAAAACCTGGTCAAGGTCGCGGCGCACGGCCGCGCCTCGCGCGGCATCAGCTACCTGCCGGAAGACCGCCGCCTGATCCCGTCGCTGACGGTCGAGGAAAACGTGCTGCTGCCCGCATGGGCCAACGGCATCGCGGATGCGGCCAAGCGCCTCGAATGGATTTACGGACTGATGCCCGAGGTCAGGGAGTTCCGCGACCGCCGCGCGCTGCAGCTGTCCGGCGGCCAGCAGAAGCTGGTGGCGCTGGCGCGCGCGCTGATGCCGGGACGCACGCTGCTGCTGCTCGACGAACCCTTCGAAGGCGTCGCCCCGGTGCTCTCGCGCCGCCTGACGGAGGTGATCGCCACGCTGCGCAACGAGGGCATGTCCATCATCCTGTCCGAATCCGACGACACCCATTCCGCCGACCTCGTCGACCGCGTGTTCCGTATCGAACGCGGCGTCGTCACCGCCGGCTAA
- a CDS encoding L-serine ammonia-lyase produces the protein MAISVFELFKIGIGPSSSHTVGPMRAALQFVSGLRDAGLLAQTEAVKAELYGSLGATGKGHGSDKAVLLGLQGEAPDLVDTDTVADTLAKIRQEKRIDLLGEKAIPFIESEHLLLYKRQSLPYHPNGMRFTAYGAAGAEIRSKVYYSVGGGFVVNEDAAGIDRIVPDTTVLPYPFKSAAEMLALCRQHGLTISQLMLENEKVWRSEQETRAGLLRIWQVMQECVKRGCEREGTLPGGLQVKRRAAELYRKLSSQPEASLRDPLTTMDWVNLYALAVNEENAAGGRVVTAPTNGAAGIIPAVLHYYHRFVAGANDEGVMRFLLTAAAIGILYKENASISGAEVGCQGEVGVACSMAAGALAEVMGGTPEQVENAAEIGMEHNLGLTCDPIGGLVQVPCIERNAMGSIKAINAARMALRGSGQHFVSLDKVIKTMRETGADMKTKYKETARGGLAVNVIEC, from the coding sequence ATGGCCATCAGCGTTTTTGAGTTGTTCAAGATTGGCATCGGCCCGTCCAGTTCGCATACCGTCGGGCCGATGCGGGCGGCTTTGCAGTTCGTCAGCGGCTTGCGGGATGCCGGGCTGCTGGCGCAGACGGAAGCGGTCAAGGCGGAGCTGTACGGTTCGCTGGGCGCAACCGGGAAAGGCCACGGCAGCGACAAGGCGGTATTGCTCGGGCTGCAGGGCGAAGCGCCGGACCTGGTTGATACCGATACGGTGGCCGACACGCTGGCGAAGATTCGGCAAGAAAAGCGCATCGACCTGCTCGGGGAAAAAGCGATTCCGTTCATCGAGAGCGAGCATCTGTTGCTCTACAAGCGGCAATCCTTGCCTTATCACCCGAACGGCATGCGCTTCACCGCCTATGGCGCGGCGGGCGCGGAAATCCGCAGCAAGGTGTATTACTCGGTGGGGGGCGGCTTCGTGGTCAACGAAGACGCGGCCGGCATCGACCGGATCGTGCCGGATACGACAGTATTGCCTTATCCGTTCAAGAGCGCGGCGGAAATGCTTGCCCTGTGCAGGCAGCACGGGCTGACGATCAGCCAGCTCATGCTGGAAAACGAGAAGGTGTGGCGCAGCGAACAGGAAACGCGCGCCGGCCTCCTGAGAATCTGGCAGGTGATGCAGGAGTGCGTCAAGCGCGGCTGCGAACGGGAAGGCACGCTGCCGGGCGGCCTGCAGGTGAAACGGCGCGCCGCCGAGCTGTACCGCAAGCTGTCCAGCCAGCCGGAGGCCAGCCTGCGCGATCCTCTGACCACGATGGACTGGGTGAACCTGTATGCGCTGGCGGTCAACGAAGAGAACGCGGCGGGCGGCCGGGTCGTGACGGCGCCGACCAATGGCGCGGCCGGCATCATTCCGGCGGTGCTGCATTACTACCATCGCTTCGTCGCTGGCGCGAACGATGAGGGCGTGATGCGTTTCCTGCTGACGGCCGCGGCGATCGGCATCCTGTACAAGGAGAATGCCTCGATTTCCGGGGCTGAAGTCGGCTGCCAGGGCGAAGTCGGCGTCGCCTGTTCGATGGCTGCGGGCGCGCTGGCCGAAGTGATGGGCGGAACGCCCGAGCAGGTGGAAAATGCCGCGGAAATCGGCATGGAGCATAACCTCGGATTGACCTGCGATCCGATCGGCGGGCTGGTGCAGGTACCCTGCATCGAGCGCAATGCGATGGGATCGATCAAGGCGATCAATGCGGCGCGCATGGCCTTGCGCGGCAGCGGCCAGCATTTCGTGTCGCTCGACAAGGTGATCAAGACCATGCGCGAAACCGGAGCAGACATGAAAACGAAGTACAAGGAGACCGCGCGCGGAGGACTTGCGGTCAATGTGATCGAGTGCTGA
- a CDS encoding iron-containing alcohol dehydrogenase, whose amino-acid sequence MSQFVFETAPKIVCEQGASRQLGALASQLGVSHMFVVTDRFLHESGLLAGALESLAAAGIKATVFSDVLADPPEASVLAAVEQARKAGVDGVAGFGGGSSMDTAKLVALLVKTPQSLPEIYGIGLARGPRLPLVQVPTTAGTGSEVTAISILTTPSNEKKGVVSSLLYPDVALLDSLLTLGLPPRITAMTGVDAMVHAIESFTTRTKKNPLSDSLAMRALTLLYNNIRTVIRDGADADAREAMLLGSLFAGMAFANAPVAAVHALAYPLGGHYHLPHGLTNALVLVPVLEFNRDAAAPLYAELARAMLPGRSFANDAEATGAFIDAIRTLVAEMPFEQDLKSAGVPESDLEMLARDAMNVQRLLVNNPRDVSYEDALAIYRAAY is encoded by the coding sequence ATGTCTCAATTCGTATTTGAAACGGCGCCGAAAATCGTGTGCGAGCAGGGCGCTTCCAGGCAGCTCGGCGCGCTGGCTTCCCAGCTCGGCGTGAGCCACATGTTCGTCGTCACCGACCGTTTTCTGCATGAGTCCGGCTTGCTCGCCGGCGCGCTGGAAAGCCTGGCGGCCGCCGGCATCAAGGCGACCGTATTCTCCGACGTGCTCGCCGATCCGCCGGAGGCCAGCGTGCTGGCCGCGGTCGAACAGGCGCGCAAGGCAGGCGTGGACGGCGTCGCCGGTTTCGGCGGCGGCAGTTCCATGGACACCGCCAAGCTGGTCGCGCTGCTGGTGAAAACGCCGCAATCGCTACCCGAAATTTATGGCATCGGCCTGGCGCGCGGCCCGCGCCTGCCGCTGGTGCAGGTGCCGACCACTGCCGGCACGGGCTCGGAAGTGACGGCGATCTCCATCCTGACGACGCCGAGCAATGAAAAGAAGGGCGTCGTCTCGTCCCTGCTGTATCCGGACGTGGCGCTGCTCGACAGCCTGCTCACGCTCGGCCTGCCGCCGCGCATCACCGCCATGACCGGCGTCGACGCCATGGTCCATGCGATCGAATCCTTCACGACCCGCACCAAGAAGAATCCGCTGTCGGATTCGCTGGCGATGCGCGCGCTGACCCTGTTGTACAACAACATCCGCACGGTCATCCGCGACGGCGCCGACGCCGATGCGCGCGAGGCGATGCTGCTCGGTTCGCTGTTCGCCGGCATGGCCTTCGCCAACGCGCCTGTCGCGGCGGTGCATGCGCTGGCTTACCCGCTCGGCGGGCACTACCACCTGCCGCACGGGTTGACCAACGCGCTGGTGCTGGTCCCCGTGCTGGAATTCAACCGCGATGCCGCCGCGCCGCTGTATGCGGAACTCGCGCGCGCCATGCTGCCCGGCCGCAGCTTTGCGAACGATGCGGAAGCGACCGGCGCGTTCATCGATGCGATTCGCACGCTGGTGGCCGAGATGCCCTTCGAGCAGGACTTGAAGAGCGCCGGCGTGCCGGAATCCGACCTGGAAATGCTGGCCAGAGATGCGATGAACGTGCAGCGCCTGCTGGTTAACAACCCGCGCGACGTCAGCTATGAAGATGCACTGGCGATTTATCGCGCAGCCTATTGA
- a CDS encoding ABC transporter ATP-binding protein: MSAILETIDLQRTFGAVVAARNINVRINKGEVVGVIGSNGAGKTTFINMVTGYLPPSGGKILFEGQPIIGRASREITRMGMARSFQVAQLFPQLTVLDNVMVALVSAESPRPSFMAAYDTPARRRRALDILDEFGVGHLASSLVSAIPQGARKLIDIAMALVSNPRMLLLDEPTSGVSVEEKFPLMDTVMEAVRHHGTTVLFVEHDMDIVARYVSRILAFYSGEIIADGEPAEVLGNERVQELVIGHHIVPAQILEGKSA, translated from the coding sequence ATGAGCGCAATTCTGGAAACCATCGACCTGCAGCGCACCTTCGGCGCGGTGGTCGCCGCGCGCAACATCAATGTGCGCATCAACAAGGGCGAGGTGGTCGGCGTGATCGGCTCCAACGGCGCCGGCAAGACGACCTTCATCAACATGGTCACCGGCTACCTGCCGCCGTCCGGCGGCAAGATCCTGTTCGAAGGCCAGCCCATCATCGGCCGTGCCTCGCGCGAAATCACCCGCATGGGCATGGCGCGCTCGTTCCAGGTGGCGCAGCTGTTCCCGCAACTCACCGTACTGGACAACGTCATGGTGGCGCTGGTGTCGGCGGAAAGCCCGCGCCCGTCCTTCATGGCGGCCTACGACACGCCGGCGCGGCGCCGCCGAGCGCTCGACATCCTCGACGAATTCGGCGTGGGCCATCTGGCCAGCTCGCTGGTCAGCGCCATTCCGCAGGGCGCGCGCAAGCTGATCGACATCGCCATGGCCCTGGTCAGCAATCCGCGCATGCTGCTGCTCGATGAGCCGACTTCCGGCGTCAGCGTCGAGGAAAAATTCCCGCTGATGGATACCGTGATGGAGGCGGTGCGCCACCACGGCACTACCGTCCTGTTCGTGGAACACGACATGGATATCGTGGCACGCTACGTATCCCGCATCCTCGCGTTCTACAGCGGGGAAATCATCGCCGACGGCGAGCCTGCCGAGGTGCTCGGCAACGAGCGCGTACAGGAACTGGTCATCGGCCACCACATCGTTCCCGCGCAGATCCTGGAAGGAAAATCAGCATGA
- a CDS encoding branched-chain amino acid ABC transporter permease, which yields MNTLFAILIDGMIYASWLFLVAAGLTVIYGVMRILNMAHGSFYAIGAYSAASLVGWYFNGDGDSSPYWSYALLLGCALVAGLVVGLVVEQGLLRFMRGRDETLMVIVTYALLLILEDATKLLWGVDPYFAYQPYRLLGQSAVGDALSFANYDLALVVVSILVGLAAWYALNRTNKGRLLRAVIHDREVAMAMGVNVNVMFAVTFVIGSMLGALAGALTAPAISVTPGIGIEVIVLAFAVVVVGGLGSIGGAAAGALLVGLTRSFAVHLAPEIELFVIYGVMFLVLAVRPQGMFGQILARKI from the coding sequence TCGCAATCCTCATCGACGGGATGATTTACGCATCCTGGCTGTTTCTCGTCGCCGCAGGCCTCACCGTGATCTACGGCGTGATGCGTATCCTGAACATGGCGCACGGCAGCTTCTATGCCATCGGCGCCTATAGTGCCGCCTCGCTGGTGGGCTGGTACTTCAACGGCGACGGCGACTCGTCGCCTTACTGGAGCTACGCACTGCTGCTCGGCTGCGCGCTCGTCGCCGGCCTGGTGGTCGGGCTGGTGGTGGAGCAGGGCCTGCTGCGCTTCATGCGCGGCCGCGACGAAACGCTGATGGTGATCGTCACTTATGCCTTGCTGCTCATTCTCGAAGATGCCACCAAGCTGCTGTGGGGCGTCGATCCGTATTTCGCGTACCAGCCATACCGCCTGCTGGGCCAGAGTGCGGTAGGCGACGCGCTGAGCTTCGCCAACTATGACCTTGCGCTGGTCGTCGTCTCCATCCTCGTCGGCCTCGCCGCCTGGTATGCGCTGAACCGCACCAACAAGGGCCGCCTGCTGCGTGCCGTGATCCATGACCGGGAAGTGGCGATGGCCATGGGCGTCAATGTCAACGTGATGTTCGCCGTGACCTTCGTTATCGGTTCGATGCTGGGCGCGCTGGCCGGTGCGCTGACCGCCCCGGCGATCTCGGTCACGCCGGGCATCGGCATCGAAGTCATCGTGCTCGCCTTCGCGGTGGTCGTGGTCGGCGGCCTGGGCAGCATCGGCGGCGCCGCAGCCGGCGCGCTGCTGGTCGGGCTGACCCGTTCGTTCGCCGTCCATCTTGCGCCCGAGATCGAGCTGTTCGTGATCTACGGCGTCATGTTCCTGGTGCTTGCGGTACGTCCGCAAGGCATGTTCGGACAGATTCTTGCAAGGAAGATCTAA